The nucleotide window CAAAATCTCCCTTCAAAACTTCAAAAGTGTGTAAGTGCTAAGTTCAGCAATGCCATATTCCCTATACGGACGGATGGATGAATGCGAAGATAGACAACGGATGAACAGTGAGCACAATAATCTGgtgggacttaagtctcaagtgggctaaaaaggaaATATCCTGATGCGGACGTAATTTCTATCGACAAAATATTACAACCATTCACAGAGGCTCTTCGACTTTGACATTCCGTCAACGATATTGGATAACACTTAACGACGTATGTCAGCAGAATTGCTGAGAATCTACAAATCAACTTTTAAGTGGCCTTATATTGTAATTTTCAATCTTAAAATTTGCCAATCTGTTGTACCGCTCAGCTGTATTTTTTCCTAACGTCGCAGCACAGACTTCATGAGCTTGGTTATCACTGATACCAAAATATCTTGCCACCAGGGATCTAATTATGCGTATCCTTATTCTTGCACGTACTGATGAAGAACTGAAAGATGAGAGAAATCAAATAAGAAAAAACTTCATATCTATCTATCCATATATGTATAAATTGGAATCCTAGATCTGTACCTAACAAACACATTTGAGTGAAGacaaaaatttaaatacattgaACTGGTATACCAGTCATACAGGGATTcaggaattgaaattttaatacaatcaTTTACAAATGCAATGAAATACCTACCTTAATCTCTTTTGAAGAATTTTGGATACTAAATGAATTGGTGCCATGAATGGAACTTCCATTTGTGAGTAAGAATACaccattctgaaaatgataGTTTAACGGCTTTAAAGCAAATATTTGTACTGTTGACCCAACTGTATTTTGAAGGTTAAATTATTGGAGGGTTGTACAAACAAACCGTGAGatataatgttttattcaatgatgttttaatatttgaacTTGAATACCGAGTGCAACATGCTCTTTCAGTAGTACGAAACATTGCTTTACCAAAATAATCTGTGAGAGTGTTCAAATATTTATGTGATTTGAGTAAACTTACATTGGATGTACTGtaaattttacaaaaagtGACTCAGCAATCAGTTGAACGACACAGCTGACATTATTTTCGACAACACCAGCACCATACGCATTATCAGACAAAATATTTTCCTCCTGCAAGCTGAATGCATAAAGCAATTATCTTTATCGTTAAACAATTGCAAATAACAAGAGAAACTAAAATTATGGCACAAATGGGATGTCATAATGATATGAATTTCTCTAGAGTCCATCAGATGATGATTACATGAACTTGGCACCTCCATTTTCTGCCTTAAGCTTTAGATCAGAAATTCATAGAAATTATGGATGTTGATTATTAATTCATCCATAATATGGGTCGCTACTATGGTCAAGATTCAGATCTGTATTAAATCCCTAGATGTACATGAGCTGatgctttttttcaaaaattagcCAAATCGATCAAATTTTCAGAATCTCCTGTCATGAAACTTTGTTCTTACATGCTTGGTAGACTGAATATCTTCTCAATATCATATCTGAGCTCAAGGAGAACCTGAAAGTATAATAGAGAGTTGGAGTGGTGTACATTTGAAAGTCCTATAGACATATTAACGGGACACCATGCCACTGCTCAATGGGATCAAAATCTATGAAAGACTGCAGCAACACCGTCTGCTGACTAGTTGAAACCGATATGTTTAATGATCTTAACTAATATTCAATAATAGAAAGTAGGAATAGAAGATCTATGCTATACTGAAGTTGGCTATAGATTAGCCATCTGAGGGCTCAAGACATATATACTCACTTTCCCATTGCTGCGATACAAATATGACAAAGGAATCATTCTTGAATCGTCTACAtcgttttcatcatcaatgagTTTATTCAGCTTTTGCGAACAAATCATACATACAATGCTATCagacattctaaatttaatgaataaatacataacatGTAAGCATCAAAGAAActgaatttacaaaatgtaaTGTTAACCATGAACTTAAGATTAATAACCTCGAGCTACTTTTGGAAAAACAGATAATACACGCAGAAGTAATGGACAATCTGACCTCTTCCTTGACCtagaagaaacaaaagcaaaGAGACCAAATTAGACATTTCTGTAGAATAACTACTGGCAGGATCAATTTGACAATTATAGGTTGATGCTATAAATGATGGACAGTTTGTAGTAGTACGTATATATGATTTTACCTGATTATAAGCACTGAGCTTTGTTTCGACGATATGTATGGGACATGTGTATGTTCTAATCAAATGACAATCTTTTTCTTCCAGACCGACACATCCAGGATGAATGAGCCATTTACAACTTACATTCAAACATTCCATAACATGATAGTTGCTATAAAATAAGAAGAGAGTTAGTTTTTGAATCTATGGAGTGAATAGTTTTCAATTaagaattattgatatcttcaaTGTATCATATTCAGTAACGGTATACTGGTTTGAATTTCATACAATAATGAAGgcaaaaagaaattataaaattaaatcCTTTGATTCAGAGTTTAAGTGGTTTTGTTTCaggtaaaaaagaaataacatATCTTGCAATGTAATATAATGCAGTTACTTTTTTTTGTATTGGTCTTGACTGGAAGTACAACCATAATAAGTCACATATAAGCTATGTGGGGGGGGGGAGATTGTAAGGTGAAGCACATGTGAGAATGAATAAAGGGCTAATATGCGCCATGAGTGGTGAAGACCTCTGCAGATCCAAACACAACATTCTTCAAGGGTCGTTCATTCACATAGACATGTagataaaatgatatcattaggGTGTTTTTAATATACAATTTCAACAATCAAGAACCTTTGACATTTTATACCAACTCCTAGCTTTCTGATGCATAATTTCAGTGAAATTTTTGGCTCAGTCATGTAAATGTTGACAATAAAAAGATGTGCTACATCTTGAAGTCAatcaagatcaaaattactgcAAAGATGACAAAACGTTCCAACTTCACCACAAGAgtcatcattattttttcGGTAATCATTTTCCCAAAAAGCTAGTTATCCATTGTTACCATTCTTTCATGTTCATGCTGCTGATCACTTACTCATTTTTCTGTGCATTACAAAAGCACAATAATGGACGTTTGTTGTCTTCATCCGTTAAATTACGCAGTATATCGAAATTTTGCCTTCTTTTCTGGACATTTGTACGCTTTAACTTCAGACAAATGGGGTTAAATCATTAATAAAGCATACCATACCACtatcaatttctattttcacaaCTCATGCGCATATGGCGCTTTATTAGATTTTTCACATACCTGGGAGACCGTTCGATAAGTTCTTCTTCTAAAAGTGGAcaaaattttcaacaaaagaaataaaataatgtaTTGATTTTCAAAGTCATTGATATAGTGCTGTGTAAGGATAACCTTGTTAGGAGATACTTAGCAATGCTGACCGATTTCCAAGGTCCAGAGTCTAATGATCTAGTTTTCTCATTAATGCTATAGCAAAACTCAATCAATGCTAGAATTCGTTTATATTTTCCCTTCAAAGAATTCACCCAAATTACTTAGTGATAAAacttaatatcattttttaagTCAATGTACAACACATCTGGTTTTAGGTATCAATCCTGCATACGTATGTTGAAGCATGAATGTAAACCATCTAGTTTGAAGAGTTTGTTGagttattgattttctataaatttgattaaatttactaCAATTGGTATCCACTGCacaattaatacttactctttacaaatttttcttttttcaatatgtCCATCATCATTGTTCTGTTTCTTATTTTTCACTGGTACTAGGCTAAAAGAAAAATACACAATACACtggtaaaaaatgaaatggaaatatATGTGTAAATTAGTTTCAAAGTTGTTGATACATTTATGGCATGCATCAACTTAcgattcattcatatttaacTCATCAAGCTGATACTGcataaaaaagaaagaatCAAACGAAGATCATGTTCATATGCAAATCATCTCAAAATACTcctttgataataataataatgatgattcacATTAATATGTTACAGTGCAAAAAGCATTCAGCAAAACTTTGATAGGAACAGCAAAAGTAATATGTCTATAATGACTAAATGtattaaattcaattcctATTATTAATTTGACACAAGaatgaatgataaaattgattgTTAAGCGCcatatttcaaacattctTTCATATGGATCTGAAGTGTAGAACACATACACTAataaaaacagaaacaattaaAAACTTTACCTCATTGACGATTTGATCAACACAATGTCTGATCTCTTCGGGTACAGTTAAGTCATCCCTAAAATGGtgaaaaatcatcaatttaacTATCAACTTTAAATGTTCCATGATTAGGATAAATAAAGTAAGATATTTTCCTGGCCAAAAACTTACAGCATTTCAAAACTTGTTTCCGATGAATCCGAATCGTGAACCGCAAGGGACTGACACTGTAggcaaatgaaaatgaaccagGGGTCCAGTGACACCATACCCACTTAGTGAAATGCATTGCAacctgacaatttcaatattcaatgcccctggtaAATATGTATAGAAACCAATGTCcgcgaaactcaccacaaacATAGAATAAGTCATGGGCTACAATTTTACGTTTTCTGATTGTGTTTTACAAAATGTGTAAAGGTACTAATATTATAGGGAACATTATCAAGTATATTATAGGGATTTGAAATGGTTGcattaaaaaaatcttcaaatataATGCTAATATCTCACATTTAATCATCAACATATTTCAAGTTCTATGTACAGGATATTTGTATTTAGTCACAGATCACATCAAAGACTTTTCTGTTTGTCTTATTAACTGGTTAACAAACGTTTGCTAATTATACACTAGTGTCTCAAACTTAtcataaaattattcaataataATCTGTAGGTAGCTTTCATAAACACCATTGACTATATTAGTACGTTATATGTTTGTAAAATATAACCAATTACTTACGTTTAACTGTTCTGTATTTTTGTTCATAACAtgattatttctaaaaatcacagattgatatcaaatacatgtaattcTTCTTTAGATGATTGAAAGCGAAAATCACATCGACTGACCAATAAGACAtactatataaaata belongs to Tubulanus polymorphus unplaced genomic scaffold, tnTubPoly1.2 scaffold_89, whole genome shotgun sequence and includes:
- the LOC141914708 gene encoding uncharacterized protein LOC141914708, whose amino-acid sequence is MAMSHSLKPASRCHCKANCSTLRCLCKKRGEICTASCHSGKSCENNHVMNKNTEQLNCQSLAVHDSDSSETSFEMLDDLTVPEEIRHCVDQIVNEYQLDELNMNESLVPVKNKKQNNDDGHIEKRKICKERRTYRTVSQLKRTNVQKRRQNFDILRNLTDEDNKRPLLCFCNAQKNDNYHVMECLNVSCKWLIHPGCVGLEEKDCHLIRTYTCPIHIVETKLSAYNQVKEEVRLSITSACIICFSKSSSRMSDSIVCMICSQKLNKLIDDENDVDDSRMIPLSYLYRSNGKVLLELRYDIEKIFSLPSILQEENILSDNAYGAGVVENNVSCVVQLIAESLFVKFTVHPIMVYSYSQMEVPFMAPIHLVSKILQKRLSSSSVRARIRIRIIRSLVARYFGISDNQAHEVCAATLGKNTAERYNRLANFKIENYNIRPLKS